The proteins below come from a single Cottoperca gobio chromosome 11, fCotGob3.1, whole genome shotgun sequence genomic window:
- the slc39a4 gene encoding zinc transporter ZIP4 yields MFFSALLILASWGLFGSVSGSPAVEAAYAAVLSVVSPGQQYLTGESLGTVFNTLENRVQCGEVSCEKCNLTDAVHQLISNHSLHGEDDTGKGRTYVTISVSQFTDLAAGCVLYLSSPDLVCTAVREGRWGQEAEHFLHELTHQDQQPHQHHEHEHIDVHALKVLLQELHHHYEPSDKESCVTASEIMTEVNASPDQGQEVGAVLGRVLFHALQGHCVISRSLPEESFFLDYIMERLGSENFTVGDLEALMKSLNIGNQHEHGHHEDGHADHDHSGLRRRRKSSYHLHEGHEGNTTWNELCLSAEELVLIYGRADNSSASSGLGRTDLVRLSPALVQQILSGACADLPEPLTPDGLTKTERYLYATIANLVITLTSMFGIVVLLCTACTSVYQLCIQFCISLAVGSLTGDALLHLLPMFLGLHVHSGSQKHSHDGQQEETPEYIYKMLVVICGIYYFYLMETIFSLVIYKDNHHHHQHHHGEESEPHHCDHGRVLEMYQQEWKQKDKSQSALKLDLDGFEDNEKSLSAPKERTREQRLLPYMITIGDSIHNFADGLAMGAAFSLSWKSGLATSLAVLCHELPHELGDFAILLHSGVSIRKALLLNVGSAMTSFIGLYIALSVATDLATKQWIAAVSAGLFLYVGLADMLPTMVHISNKRPWLMFLLQNLGLLTGWGVLLLLSLYEERISF; encoded by the exons ATGTTTTTCTCCGCGCTGTTGATTCTTGCCAGTTGGGGTTTGTTCGGTTCTGTTTCGGGATCTCCCGCCGTGGAGGCAGCGTACGCGGCTGTGCTCAGCGTCGTGTCTCCTGGACAGCAGTATCTGACCGGGGAGTCCCTCGGCACCGTCTTTAATACACTAGAGAACCGTGTGCAATGCGGTGAAGTGTCGTGTGAAAAG TGTAATCTAACAGATGCTGTTCACCAGCTGATCAGCAATCACTCCCTACACGGGGAGGATGACACTGGAAAAGGCAGAACATATGTAACCATCAGTGTGTCTCAGTTCACTGATCTCGCTGCCGGATGCGTCCTGTACCTCTCATCTCCTGACCTGGTTTGCACCGCAGTGAGGGAGGGGAGATGGGGACAGGAGGCTGAACACTTCCTACATGAACTCACACATCAGGATCAGCAGCCCCACCAGCACCATGAACACGAGCACATAGACGTTCATGCGTTAAAGGTGCTGCTTCAGGAGCTTCACCACCACTATGAGCCCTCGGACAAAGAG AGCTGTGTAACAGCCAGTGAAATCATGACAGAAGTCAACGCATCACCAGACCAGGGACAGGAAGTGGGTGCAGTTTTGGGCCGCGTCCTGTTTCACGCCTTGCAAGGTCACTGCGTCATTAGCCGGTCCCTGCCTGAGGAGAGCTTCTTCCTGGACTACATCATGGAGCGTCTGGGGTCAGAGAACTTCACTGTCGGGG ATTTGGAAGCTCTCATGAAGAGTCTGAACATCGGAAATCAACATGAACACGGACACCATGAGGACGGTCACGCTGATCACGACCATAGTGGTTTAAGACGCAGGAGGAAGAGCAGCTATCATCTTCACGAGGGCCATGAAGGAAACACCACCTGGAATGAG TTGTGTCTCTCAGCTGAAGAGCTGGTCCTGATCTACGGCCGGGCAGACAACAGCTCTGCCTCCTCCGGCCTGGGTCGGACCGACTTGGTTCGGCTCAGCCCTGCACTCGTTCAGCAGATCCTGAGCGGAGCGTGTGCAGACCTCCCAGAACCACTGACACCAGACGGACTCACAAAGACTGAGA gATACCTGTATGCAACCATTGCCAATTTGGTGATAACACTGACGTCCATGTTTGGCATCGTGGTGCTGCTGTGTACCGCCTGCACCAGCGTGTACCAGCTGTGTATCCAGTTTTGCATCAGCCTGGCTGTGGGTTCACTGACGGGAGATGCCTTGCTGCACCTGCTACCCATG TTTCTAGGTTTACATGTGCACTCAGGCAGCCAGAAGCACTCACATGACGGTCAACAGGAAGAAACTCCAGAGTACATTTACAAGATGTTGGTAGTGATTTGTGGGATCTACTACTTCTATCTGATGGAAACAATCTTCTCTCTGGTCATATATAAAGAcaatcatcaccatcatcaacatcatcacgGG gaaGAATCAGAGCCTCACCACTGTGATCATGGGAGGGTTTTAGAGATGTATCAACAAGAATGGAAACAAAAGGACAAGTCACAGTCAGCATTAAAACTAGACCTG gatggctttGAAGACAATGAGAAATCACTTTCAGCGCCGAAAGAGCGCACCAGAG AACAGCGTCTGCTGCCTTATATGATAACTATCGGTGACTCGATCCACAACTTTGCAGACGGCTTAGCGATGGGCGCAGCTTTCTCCCTGTCATGGAAGTCTGGTCTGGCCACATCCCTAGCTGTACTCTGCCATGAACTACCACATGAACTAG GTGATTTTGCCATTTTGCTCCACAGCGGTGTGTCCATCCGCAAGGCGTTGCTTTTAAACGTTGGCAGTGCCATGACCTCGTTCATCGGCTTGTACATCGCTCTGTCTGTAGCCACTGACCTCGCCACCAAACAGTGGATAGCTGCCGTCAGTGCAGGACTCTTCCTGTATGTGGGGCTGGCTGACATG CTCCCCACCATGGTGCACATCAGCAACAAGAGACCCTGGctgatgtttctgctgcagaACCTCGGCCTTCTGACCGGGTGGGGGGTTCTCTTGTTGCTGTCACTTTATGAAGAGAGAATCAGCTTTTAA